In one Balaenoptera ricei isolate mBalRic1 chromosome 20, mBalRic1.hap2, whole genome shotgun sequence genomic region, the following are encoded:
- the CPSF4L gene encoding putative cleavage and polyadenylation specificity factor subunit 4-like protein, whose amino-acid sequence MQEVIAGLEQITFTFEKDVEMQKDTGLLPFQGMDKSGSAVCSFFAKGLCEKGKLCPFRHDRGEKMVVCKHWLRGLCKKGDQCKFLHQYDVTRMPVCYFYSKFGGCNNKECPFLHVKPAFKTRDCPWYDQGFCKDGPLCKYRHVRRIMCINYLAGFCPEGPKCQFAQKVQSPKTVPGRNKI is encoded by the exons atgCAGGAGGTCATTGCAGGGCTGGAGCAGATCACCTTCACCTTCGAGAAGGATGTAGAGATGCAGAAGGACACTGGGCTCCTGCCTTTCCAGGGCATGGACA AGTCGGGCTCAGCTGTGTGCAGCTTCTTCGCTAAAGGGCTCTGCGAGAAAG GGAAGCTGTGCCCCTTCCGGCACGACCGAGGGGAGAAGATGGTGGTGTGTAAGCACTGGCTCCGGGGGCTGTGCAAGAAGGGCGACCAGTGCAAGTTCCTGCACCAGTACGACGTCACCAGGATGCCAGTGTGCTACTTCTACTCAAAGTTTG GTGGCTGCAACAACAAGGAATGTCCCTTTCTCCATGTGAAGCCGGCCTTCAAGACCCGGGACTGTCCGTGGTATGACCAAGGTTTCTGCAAGGATG GTCCCCTGTGTAAATATCGCCACGTCCGCAGGATAATGTGTATTAACTACTTAGCTGGCTTCTGCCCTGAGGGACCCAAATGCCAATTTGCACA aaaggtacaatctcccaagactgtaccaggaagaaacaaaatatga
- the CDC42EP4 gene encoding cdc42 effector protein 4, whose product MPILKQLVSSSVHSKRRSRVDLTAEMISAPLGDFRHTMHVGRAGDAFGDTSFLNSKAGELDSESVDEQAAASSSSKRGLLARKFRGSKRSQSVSRGDREQRDVLGPLRDSALFVKNAMSLPQLNEKEAAEKGSSKLPKSLSSSPVRKASGEGGLEEAVPRRNGASAPHSPDPLLDEQAFGDLADLPVVPKASFGLKHAESIMSFHIDLGPSMLGDVLSIMDKAEWEPEEEEEGEVGYHGDEDPAGSPAQAPPTVAAAPPLARQEGAGGPDLPALPSRALQEEGWAAVAPSPGSARSVGSHTTRDSSSLSSCTSGVLEERSPASRGPDRARAAVPRQPDPEFSFMDEEEEDEIRV is encoded by the coding sequence ATGCCGATCCTCAAGCAGCTGGTGTCCAGCTCCGTGCACTCCAAGCGCCGCTCCCGAGTGGACCTCACGGCCGAGATGATCAGTGCCCCGCTGGGCGACTTCCGCCACACCATGCACGTGGGCCGGGCGGGGGACGCCTTTGGGGACACCTCCTTCCTCAACAGCAAGGCTGGGGAGCTGGACAGCGAGTCCGTGGACGAGCAGGCCGCGGCCTCCTCGTCCTCCAAACGCGGCCTCCTGGCCCGGAAGTTCCGGGGCAGCAAGCGGTCACAGTCAGTGAGCAGGGGGGACCGGGAGCAGAGAGACGTGCTGGGCCCCCTGCGGGACTCGGCCCTGTTCGTCAAGAACGCCATGTCCCTGCCTCAGCTGAACGAGAAGGAGGCCGCCGAGAAGGGCTCCAGCAAGCTgcccaagagcctgtcctccagcCCCGTGAGGAAGGCCAGCGGGGAGGGCGGCCTGGAGGAGGCGGTGCCTCGGCGGAATGGGGCCTCCGCCCCCCACTCCCCAGACCCCCTCCTCGACGAGCAGGCCTTCGGGGACCTGGCGGATCTGCCCGTGGTTCCCAAGGCCAGCTTCGGGCTGAAGCACGCCGAGTCCATCATGTCCTTCCACATCGACCTGGGGCCCTCCATGCTGGGCGACGTCCTCAGCATCATGGACAAGGCCGAGTGGGaaccggaggaggaggaggagggggaggtcgGTTACCATGGTGACGAGGACCCAGCAGGCAGCCCCGCCCAGGCTCCCCCGACGGTGGCGGCAGCCCCGCCCCTGGCAAGGCAGGAAGGCGCGGGGGGCCCGGACCTGCCCGCGCTGCCCTCCCGCGCCCTGCAGGAGGAGGGCTGGGCGGCGGTGGCCCCCAGCCCCGGCTCGGCCCGCAGCGTGGGCAGCCACACCACGCGGGACAGCAGCTCCCTGTCCAGCTGCACCTCGGGGGTCCTGGAGGAGCGCAGCCCCGCCTCCCGGGGGCCGGACCGGGCCCGGGCCGCTGTCCCGAGGCAGCCGGACCCCGAGTTCTCCTTCatggacgaggaggaggaggacgagatCCGGGTGTGA